The Streptomyces hundungensis genome contains the following window.
CACTGCCTCTCACATGGATGTAGGGGGTCGGCAGACCGCACCCTACCCGCACCGCCCGCGCCGCCTCGCGGAGCGCCGGACGGACGACCCGCAAGGGCGTACCGCGCCGCCACCGGCTAGCCTGAAGCCCTTGTCCCGCAGCGATCGCGGTGGTGCGGAGCAACCCTGAACAGTTAAGGAGGCGCTCGAATGGCGGCAGGCGCCCCCCGGGTCTTCGTCTCGCATCTCTCCGGCGTCGCCGTCTTCGACCCCAACGGGGACCAGGTCGGCCGGGTGCGCGACCTGGTGGCCATGCTCCGGGTCGGCCGCAGGCCTCCCCGGCTGCTCGGCATCGTCGTCGAAGTGGCGAGCCGCCGGCTCATCTTCCTGCCCATGACCCGGGTCACCGGTGTGGAGTCGGGCCAGGTCATCACCACCGGGGTGGTCAACCTCCGCCGCTTCGAGCAGCGCCCGACCGAACGCCTGGTCCTCGGTGAGCTGCTGGACCGCCGGGTCACCCTGGCGGAGAGCGGCGAGGAGGTGACCGTCCTGGACGTGGCGATCCAGCAGCTTCCGGCCCGCCGCGACTGGGAGATCGACAAGGTCTTCGTACGCCGGGGCAAGGCGGGCGCGCTGCGGCGCAAGGGCGAGACGCTGACCGTGGAGTGGTCGGCCGTCACCGGCTTCTCCCTGGAGGAGCACGGGCAGGGCGCCGAGAACCTGGTCGCCACCTTCGAGCAGTTGCGCCCGGCCGACCTCGCCAACGTCATGCACCACCTCTCCCCCAAGCGCCGCGCCGAGGTGGCCGCCGCCCTCGACGACGACCGCCTCGCGGACGTCCTGGAGGAGCTGCCCGACGACGACCAGGTGGAGATCCTCGGCAAGTTGAAGGACGAGCGCGCCGCGGACGTCCTGGAGGCGATGGACCCGGACGACGCGGCCGACCTGCTCTCCGAGCTGCCGGAGGAGGACAAGGAGCGCCTCCTGACCCTGATGCAGCCCGACGACGCGGCCGATGTGCGCCGGCTGCTGTCCTACGAGGAGCGCACGGCGGGCGGTCTGATGACGACCGAGCCGATCGTGCTGCGCCCCGATGCCACGGTCGCCGACGCCCTGGCCCGCGTCCGCCAGCAGGACCTCTCCCCGGCGCTCGCCGCGCA
Protein-coding sequences here:
- a CDS encoding magnesium transporter MgtE N-terminal domain-containing protein, which codes for MAAGAPRVFVSHLSGVAVFDPNGDQVGRVRDLVAMLRVGRRPPRLLGIVVEVASRRLIFLPMTRVTGVESGQVITTGVVNLRRFEQRPTERLVLGELLDRRVTLAESGEEVTVLDVAIQQLPARRDWEIDKVFVRRGKAGALRRKGETLTVEWSAVTGFSLEEHGQGAENLVATFEQLRPADLANVMHHLSPKRRAEVAAALDDDRLADVLEELPDDDQVEILGKLKDERAADVLEAMDPDDAADLLSELPEEDKERLLTLMQPDDAADVRRLLSYEERTAGGLMTTEPIVLRPDATVADALARVRQQDLSPALAAQVYVCRPPDETPTGKYLGMVHFQRLLREPPFTLVSSVVDSDLKPLPPNASLPSVTSFLAAYNMVAAPVVDESGSLLGAVTVDDVLDHLLPEDWRETEFHGPEGVPDGRH